From the genome of Pseudanabaena sp. PCC 7367:
TTGCTCTAGCTTGCGATGCACCAACTTGGACATCGCCGGAGTGCAGCGCGTGAATAAAGTTTCCATTAGTTGGCGAATTTTTTGCTGCTGTTTAATTTGAATCTGGCGGCGTTCATTTGCCGAAAGCTTCTTAAAATTGGCTCTAGCATTTAATAGTTCGCGCTGGTTAGCTGGCTGAGCGGTTGAACTGATGCCTGTTTGAATGGTTGGTTGTTCAGCAAGCTGATTGGTTAAATGGTTATCTTGCGAAATTGCCAGATCTGGATCAATATCGATCGTAATTGGCTCTAGTCCAGAATTAGGCTCAAGCCCACCCGCTCGATCCGGCTCAGACATGGGCAAACTAGCAGGTTTCGATCGCTCTTGATATTTGGCCACAATCTCCTTCACCAGCTTTCCTGTAATGCGATCGCCCGTTGCCAGCACCTCCTGCCATGCCAGTCTTTGTTGCTGAGCATCCAACCCCGCCAAGGGTCGGCATTGCCGTTCATTTTGGGGCAGCATTGGCGCAACACCGGTAAGATTTTTAATCACCTTTGCGGCGGCAATCTTGCCATAGGCATAGGTCTTGCTAATCCCAAACTGCTCAAACGCATAGGCTTCAAAATTCGCGTGGGTTTCGCGGTAGAGGCGGCTCTCTTGAATATCCAGCAAGGCTAGACCGATTTCGATAATATTCTGCCGAATCATCTGCTCATATTTATGCAAGCGCTGCCGTTCTGCGACCGAGAGCGGTGATTGTAATTCGGCCTCAGTTAGCTCATTGCTATTAGTAAGCTGGCTCACAATCTCAGCATTCACGATCGCTGAATTAGAAAGGCTCAAGGGGCGATCGCCTTGATTCAAGTCTGCTTGCTTAAATCCTCGATTCGATTCCAGATTAGATTTAAAGTTAGATTCAACTTCAACTTCAGGATCAGCTTCAGGATCAGCCCCCCCATCCAAGTCATTATGCAAGTGATTGAAATTATTAAAGTCATCATTCCATCGATCCGGTTGGGACTGCGCATTAGCTGGCATAGGGCGTATCTCCTGTTTCTAGGGTTGCTGTAGTTTCTAAGGCGAACAACAAATCTAAAATCGCGGTCAGTTCCGCTTGATATTGCTGAACTTGCTGCATGTGGGCACGGCGGGCATCCAACCCAGCCACGGCAATCGGTTTAGGTAGACCCAGGGCAGTAGCGTGGCGCAGCGATCGATCCATATAGGAAGCATCGGCCTTTCGGCTCCAGTTGCTAATCTGTGCTTCGGTGGCCTGGAACAATCGCGCCAGGTCTTTGTTCTTGCCCAATTCCAGATGCCTAAGGGTAATTTTGGCTAGCAATTGAGAACGACTGAGTTGGCGCAAATTCGCTATGTTCGATTGATGTTGGTGAGTTTTTCTTAGTTGGTTCATCGGTAGATCTGGTTTGAATAATTTTGAAGCTAGCGAAACTAATAGGAATATTGAACATCTTAAAAATGCAAGCAACAATGCTAATAAATGCAAGCAATTATAAGAGTTTAGGAACTAACTAGAACGATCGAATTAGTGCTGGGGGCGATCTTTCTAGCCTGCTTAGATATCTAATGGGTGAGAATCTTTAATAAAATGCACCCATTTAACGAAAATTAACCCATTGCTGACTTTAATTTTTTGTGAGGTATTAATTGGAGTTTTAATTTAAACTTAATTTTAATTTCAAACTACGCTTAAGCCCCAAGGTACGGTAATTACAACTGCTTCTAGCCGGTTGTTTGGCTAGAATGTTATAAGTTGTCTAGCAAATGGGAATAATAAATATAGTCAAATCAAATAAGCTGCCAAAAGGTGGTTGTCCGGGGGAGTCATCGAGTATTTAGTTAGCCCAAGTTAGCTCAAGATGTAGATAAGCAGACACGATCGTTAACTGTTAGCACGGATGTTTGAATGTTGCTAATAGTTAGTGATAGCAGGGGAAATAGTCTTTGTTTCCATTAAAAATATAATAGCCTCTTATGCATTAGTGTAATTTGCAGTTAAACTATATATGGTGCTTAATCTTGCCATTAAGTATATTCTAAGTTATACGTCTAGAATATGTCAAATTATATTTTATTGCAATCTATAGTGTTTTTAAATACAAACAGGGATTGTCATGAAAATTGAATATATCCTTATAAAAGGTTGCACACAGGCGGTACTATTAAGTATTATCTCTACTATTACCTTTTTGCCTCACTTGATAAAGATTTAGTTCCTTCATTGCTTCGCTTTTAACCTATTCATTTCTGGGACATTTAGAAAGCTAAATCCTAAATCTTAAACCATTGATTAACCCAACTAACTAAGACTAGTTGGGCTGGGTCTGCTCCGATCTTGGTAGAGGTGGCTGACATTAATAGATAGTAGTAACGACGTATGCAACTCAATTATCAAAGTACATGCCCAAAGATAATGGACACAAAAGCAATGCGATCGCCGCATGAGATTCTTAGTCTAGTAATGCAGCGCCACGAATTAACCGGCACCCAAATGGCTCATCAGTCGGGGTTGTCCGAAGCTCAAATTAGCAACTTCAAAACTGGCCGCAAAAGTCTGGCCACAGAAAGCTTAATTAAATTAATTATGGCGTTGCCTAATGATGCTCGTGTTGAATTCCTAGAGGCTGCTTTCGATCTGCCTGATTTAGGTTATGCCTATCTGAAGCGGCCACGTCCGTTTACAGCATTCCTGTTGTGGTGGTTGAATGAATTTGATGTCACCCTACGTGATTTGCAAAAGAAGGCATTGATCTATACCAATTTTGAGATCGAGCAACTAGACGACCTATTGCATAATCGCCGCGACCCAACTGATACTGAATTGTTGGGTTTTTCGATCATTATGGCGCAGATCGATCCTGACCAAGAGGAACGCTACGCAACAGAAAAGTTAATTGCAATTCGTGATTGTGGTGAACCTTATATGTGGTCGGCTCTTGAAGCAGAATCGAGTATCAATACGCTGGGGTCAAAGAATGGCAAAAGGGGTAAATATCCCTAGCACATTTCGATCGGATCGAAAAACTATTTAAACTTTTTTTGAGCATTCTTGCTGCGTAAATAAGTAAGCTAAATCTTAGTCAGGTACTAGTTCTTGGCTGATTTAGCTAGTTCGTTAAATCAAATCGCTTTGCATCAGCTAAATTAATCATTTTAATTAATCATTAAGCTAGTTGAGGAATGCCCCAAATGTTGATCAATATCAAGCCCCTGCCATAGTTGGTGGGGGTTAATTTAGTTACTAATTAATTACAAATTAATTACCAGCAATCGCCAGGATTAGGTTTGGGATAAGTCGATCGCCTGCAAAAGTTGGCATAACGCCTGAGCTATGATGGTCTGATAGTCTTTCTTTTACAACTCAGCCAAGTTCCTTTTTATTGCTATCCTTAAAACTCAAAACCTATGACTGAACTAACCCAAACTGCGATCCAAATGCAAACCGCGATCCACGTCAAAACCAAAGTGCTACCAGGGAATCGGGTGGAAATCACCTTGCCCGCCCACACCACGGCGAAGATGGTCGATGTATTTGTGGTGCTGCCAGAACAATTGCTGGAGGAGACTCAGACATTATCGATTTTAGAAATAATTGAAAATGTACGGGGCAAAATAAAGTATCGATCGGCTGAAGATATCGATCGGCAAATTCAAGCGGAGCGAGATTCATGGGACTTCTAAGAAACCTTTATTTTAACTGTTATAGTTTGAGAACTAATCTAGATATCTAACCATACAATCAAATTAACTGAATAATCAGAAAGTGCGACGGAGCAAATAAATGTTTTCAAGATTAGAACTTGATAACTTTGGTATTTTTAACCAATTTGTGTGGGAGAACCATACCAGAATTAATATCTTAATTGGCAAAAATGATACCGGTAAAAGCTATCTACTTAAAATCCTTTATGCACTTGCAAAGAGTATAGAAGATCATAATAAACAAGCACAGCCAGATTCCTTACAGAAAGACCTAAGAACTCTGCTGGCAGATAAACTAATTTGGACATTTCAACCCGAGAAAGGATTAGGTCAATTAGTTACAAAGGGGCAAAGTAGATTAAATGTAGAAGCTCGTATATGCAAAGAAAATTATCACTTTTCTTTCGGGCGTGACACCAATCGTCAAATCAAAGATATTTCTAATTTTGTTCTACCTTCAGATAACTTGGGAGCGATTTTTATTCCTCCTAAAGAAGTGCTGACAGCTTTTGAAGCGATCGCCGCAGTACGCGAGCAGCTTGAAATTTTTGGCTTTGACGATACATACTATGACCTGATTACCGCCCTACGTTTACCAACTACTCAAGGCAGAATCCAAAAAGATTTAAAGGAAGTTCTGGACAGTCTTGAACAGCTCTTCAGTGGTGAGATTGTCCGTGAAGATAAGCAGTTTGTGCTGAAGCGAGGTAGAGAAAAGTTTGGCATGTTTCAGGTGGCTGAAGGTGTTAAAAAAATTGGCGTTCTTACTACCCTTATTCGTAATCGCGTTCTTCAAAAGGGAACTATCTTATTTATAGATGAGCCCGAAAATAATCTGCATCCTGAAGCGATCGTGACGCTTTGCAAAATGCTGTTTAGTCTCAGTAAAGCAGGAATTCAAATTTACCTCGCTACCCATAGCTATTTTGTGATTCAGCAGTTTGAACTAATTGCGCGTCATCATAATGAAGAAATTCAGATTTGCTCTTTAGTGAAACAAGATGAAACAGAAAATACAATCACACCGGAATTCCAAGATTTACGCCAGGGAATTCCTGATAATCCAATTATTGATGTTTCTATTAAGCTGTATGAGGAGGATGTGAGATTGGAGTTAGAAGTGTAGATATGCCAGATTACCAGGAAAGTGGCTTAAATATTTCACTACCCAATAATCAATGCTTTCGCTTTTGTGATTTGAACACATATAAAGGGCTTAAGGGGAAGCAGCTAAAAGAAGTTGATTTTTGCTGGTGGGATTCAAGTCGTAATACATTCTGGCTTTTGGAAGTAAAGGATTACAGTCACTTGACAAGTATTGAAAAGTTACCTGACCATCTGCTAGAAAATCTTACTAATAAAATAACGGATTCCTTACTTATACTCGGTGCTGCCTGGAGTGGCACAAATAAAGGTCAAAACATACTTCATGAATTACCATCAACTTTCCGAATCTTTCCTATGACACCGCATAAGATGAAGATAGTATGCATACTTAAGCTCACTGAACATCATAAAAAAGTTTATCTTAAGCCACTAAAAGATAATTTGAATAATCGACTGGCTGGCAGAGTTGCGCTATTTGATTTACAACGTGTCACTTTAATTGATCACGGCACAGCATCAACAATGGGGTTACCAATTACTTCTATGTAAAGATGAAATGGTTCTTTCACGATCGCCTAACCTTATTTACCCCATTTCAATCACGTAAACCGGCAAGGGGATAGAAAGGGCGATTATCATCCGTTGTAGTGTTAACCATTCAACCAGTTAGCTAGTTAACAGGCCAGCTATATATAGTTTCTTGTAGTTGAGGCCTAAATATTAATTGGCAAGGGGCATAACCAGATATACATTGTAAGCTAGACTATGTATGCCCTCCCTTTGATAAGAAACTTTACATTTAGCCGTGTATATGTGAGCGTCTGTTATTTTGAACATAGCCAGCATATCCCTTGCCTTGTGTTAACAATTGAAGACTATGGTCGGCAATCCTGAGCCTTGGTACCCAAGTAAGCAAAGGCGATCGATGGAGCAAACTGACATGCTGTACCGATCGTTGTTTTATGGTTCTGAACATGCGATCGTGGTCTATGCCAGGGATACTACTGTTCTAGCGATCAATCCGGTTGCGGCTAAGCATCTAGGGCGATCGATCGAGGAATGCTGGGGCAAGACGTTGCAAGAATTAGAGCCATCAAAATATGAGCTAACCGGCCAAAGGCTAGCACAGGTAATTGATACTGGCGAAACGCTGCAGACCGAAGATTGGCTTGAATTGCCCAGTGGGAATAAATGCTTCGCTTCTACCTTGCAAGTGATTCGGGATTTTGAACCGGGCAAAGACGCGGTGCAGGCGATCGCCGTTGATATCACTGCCCAAAAGCAAGCGGCAGCAGCAAACCAGGAAAATGAATTCCGCTCTCGCTATCTCTATGAAAATACGCCAGTAATGATGCATTCGATCGATAGTGCGGGCAGATTGGTGAATGTTAGTAACCATTGGCTGGCAAAACTTGGCTACACCAGAAAGGAAGTGATTGGCAGAAAGTCGATTGAATTCCTCTCACCAGCTTCACGCCGCTATGCAGAAGAGATTGCCTTGCCTGTCTTTTTCCAAACTGGGAGAGTAGAAGATGTGCCATATCAGTTCGTTTGTAAAGATGGTCGGCTCTTAGATGTTTTACTCTCGGCGATCGTGGAGTATGACCAGAATGGCAATATTAACCATTCATTGGCCGTATTGAATGATGTAACTGAGCAAAAAAAAGCAGAAGCAGATCTCCGTCAAGCCTATGCAGAAGTGGAAGCCCAGGTGCTACAACGGACAGAGCAACTAAGTCAGGCCAATCAACTTCTTCATCAAGAGATTAAAAAACATGTGGTGACGGAAACTGCGCTGCGCGAGAGTGAAGCAACTAAGCAGATTATCTTAGATACCATTCCCGATTTATTGGTGCGGATGGATGCAGCAGGCAATTATCTCGATATGATATCTGGTGGTGATATCCCCTTGATCAAGCCGCTAGAGGAAATGGAAAATGTCAATATTTATGATGCTATACCTCACGATCTGGCAGAGCAGCGTATGCACTTCACTGCAATTGCTTTGGCCACTGGCGAGAAACAGATTTACGAATATAAAATAGAAGTAAAAGGAAGGGTCTATTATGAAGAGGCTCGGATTGTAGTTATTGGTGAAGATGAAGTTTTAGTTATTATTCGTAATATTAGCGATCGCAAGGAAGTAGAAGCTGCCCTGCATGAAAGTAGAGAAAGATATCGATTACTATCAATGCTCAGCCCGATCGGGATCTGGAAAGCCGACCCACAAGGGCGCTATCTTTATGTAAATGAACGGGAATGTCAGATCACTGGTCTTAGTGAAGCGGAATTAATCGTAGAAGGGTGGGAAAGTGCCTTATTCTCTGACGATCGAGAACAGGTTCTAACAAAATGGTCAAACTTCAGAGCTCAAGCTGAGCGTAATGAAGCAGAGGAAATCGACTTAGAATGTCGCTTACTGCATGTTGATGGTACGATCGCCTGGGTCTGGACGCAGATCGTAGTAGAACGCGATGATCATGGTGAAATTAGTGGTTATATTGGCGCCGTAATTGATATTAGCGATCGTAAAGCAGCCGAGATCGCTCTATCTGATAATTCTGCTTTCCTGCAAACAATCATGGATAATCTACCGGTTCCTTTATTCGTGAAAGACGGCCGCACAGAAAATTTTGGCCAGTTCATCTTTGTCAATGAAATCTTTGAGCATTTGTTTGGAGTCTCAGCCGCTGATATCATCGGTAAAACGGATTATGATTTCTTTCCCCAAGAACAGGCAGATTTCTTTCGACTCAAGGATCTAGAGGCCTATGAGACCAAAGGGGGCGTGGATATTCCCGAAGAACCGATCGATAGTATCACCCTGGGCAGGAGAATTCTGCGTACCCTCAAAGTCCCCCTCTTTGATCAGGCGGGTAATCCCAAGTACCTGATTGGTTTTGCTCAGGATATTACTGATTACAAGACCAATGAAGCGAAAATGCAAGCTAATCTGCTGAAGGAACAAGAGTTAAATCAGCTCAAAACTGAATTTGTGAACATTACTTCCCATGAGTTCCGTAACCCACTCGCTACAATCAGTGCAGCTTGTGAGAATCTGATCAACTATTCCCACAAACTGTCAGAGCAGAGCAAACGAAAACGCTTGAGTAATATTAAACAAGCCTGCCAACATATGCATAACTTGCTAGAGGAGGTGTTGGCATTGGCGAAATTGGAATCGGGTAAGTTTGTCTATGACCCAGCTTTCCTTGATTTTGGGGCGTTCTGCCTGGAAACAATTAACAAATTTGAAGTAACTAGTCAACAAAAATCAATCGACCTGGATTATCAAGTGATCGGCGATTGCAGTCAGCTTTGGCTCGATCGGCGCTTAGCTAGCCTGGCTTTGCATAATCTCTTGAGTAATGCAATCAAGTTCTCACCTGCCCACAGCACAGTCAGCATGACCATAGAGCGCCATGATCAAACAGTAACAGTAGTAGTAGCAGATCAGGGGATTGGCATTCCCGCTCAGGATCTAGACCAGCTATTTAACTCCTTTCATCGCGCCAGTAATGCTACCCAAATCGAGGGCACAGGCTTGGGCTTGTCGATCGCTAAGCAGGTAATTGAGCTATGCGGCGGCACCATTAATGTAACCAGCACGATCGATCAGGGCTCAACCTTCACGATTGAACTGCCCTGTATGCGATCGAACTAATTGCCAGGTTTATAGTTAGATTTATAGCCTGGTTTTACGAAATTTTACGAAATTTTACGAAGACGAGCCACGCGTTTTTTAGCAACATACCAACCCGCCGCCCCCAGCCCCAGCGCCACCAATCCCATACTGGGGCTAAACTCAAACGGCACCAGCAACACCCGCACATTATCTACCCCATTGGAACCAGCACTAACATCAAAGTTCAGGGTGCGACCAGTCCAGGTAATGCCAGCGCTGCCACCATCCACGCCAATATTCATGTCATTTATGCCGGGATTAACAATACCATCAGGGGGATAAGTAACATTCGCTTGGGCAAAGTTAAGATTAGAAGGATCAAGGGTATCTGAGGCACTGAGGAAAGTATCCTGGAAAATCAAGCCGCCGATCGGTTTATCAAAGGTGATCGAAGCGGTGGTCGATCGACTAATGCCAATCCCATCAGTTTCTGGGTCATAGGAAAAATAGTAAGAATCAATCATAATCCCAGCCGGAATTGCGCCAATACTGAGATTACCGCTGTTATAGTTCACACCTGGTTGATCCGCATCCACTGCAATCGGCACCGCAAAAATCTGGTTCACACTTTCTAGAAAGAAGAAAACGTTAGTATCGCTTTCATATTGATTACGTTCAATCGTAAAACCAGGACCGATTGGATCACCAAAAAAGCCACCACCCGGTGCCTCTAGGTTATCCATCATTGAAAAAGTAAGAGCAGCGGCGGGGTTGGGTAAGCCGATCGCCCCGCACAGGCTAGCTGTGGCCAGGAACAGTACCATGCTCCACCTTGGCAGTCTGAATAATTTAAATTTAAATTCAAATTCAAATTTAAATAGCTTGAGCAAGCTGGCTGACATTAGCGATCGATCGCCCCAGCTTAATTGATGGTTTGCTTGGTCTTTAGACAGAGCTTCAGATAAAGTTTTAGATAGAGGTTCAGTTAGATGCTTAGCTTGAGACAATTTGGCATCGTCAAAATTTGACCGCAGCGAGCGGTAACAGCTTTCTTTATTCATAGTTTCATTGATCTCACATGAATCCTTGATCGCAATCGCTACCAGCTAAATCCAGGTAGTTCAGCCGATTGAAATTAAAGGTTTAAAAAATTACAGGTTTAAATTGATTGAATTTACATCAATTGAACGGATGTGTATCAGTTAATCCAGACACTACAATTGTGAATCGTCTTGGTTGCCTAACTGGCAGTTCTAGTATCCCATTAAAGCGAAATAATCTTCCTTCGCCAAATGACTAGCGTTAATCATATTGCGCTTTTAACCAAATTTATGCCTATATTTCGCAAAAAAATAGACTAGATTCTGGATCTAGCTCAAGTAGATTAACTAACGTAATGGCCAGGTTCATTTTCGTCTGAATTGCCCTGAAGCTCTTGGTGATCAGTTACGATCGCCCATGCATTTAATAGTTATACAGCTAGTTAGCGTTCCCTTCCGCCAGGAACAGCATAATGTCCAAAATATCCGCTTCATCTTCCTGCAACAGATCGCCACTAATATACTTAGCACCAACCCGTGCTAATTCCGTTTGAATAAGTGAGGGTAGTTCCAGCTTGCTGCGCAAGGTAGCGATCGCCGTTTGGATTTGATTACAGTCATACATAGTTCAAAGTTTAGATCCGTCTAATTAAGCCAGTGCTTGGGCTAGGATTGAGATTTTTTGCTTTTTTACTAGGTATATTAATCTGGGAATATTTGTAATATTTACAGTTTAGGCTTAAATTGCTTTTTTACAAACTTGCTTTAAAACAATTTGACATTAATTCGATTGCAATTAATCAGGCTTGGTTTTATATAAATACTTTATGTATATCTAGCTTAAGTATAAACGCGGAGGCAATTCTGTATTCCAAAATACTTAAGCCAACTTATTCACAATCGTCGGGCAGGGAGTTTGGTTCGCCGCAGGTATAGCCACGATCGCCATTAGCCAAGGTTTCTTCAGGGGCTGGGTTATGACAATCATTCCTGAGAACGATCGGCCTCAGTTATGTTTTTTGAATAAATAACTTGAATTAATTCATAGCTAAACTGCCAAATCCGATTAGCAGCCCTGGTGGACAATGAAACTGGCGATCGATTTCCCTGCCGCCAATAACCACCATCCTTGGCTTCATCCAGGAGCAATTCATGGCTGGAATGCTGTTTAAGGGGATAAGAAACTTCCCCTGCCCGATCGACACTACAATATCTGTTCAAATCGCAGGCGATATCGCAGACAGGATAAGTTGGGTAAGGATTGATCGTTTGGGTGTCAGTTGAATCAACCGGAGACGAACTAGAATGCTCTAGGCGCTGTCGAAAACCGAACAAGAAGCGATCGATTGTTTTATTCATTTGTGATGGCCTATATGGTGCTTTTAAGTGATTGATTAAGTGATTTATATAAAGGGCTGCTGGCGATCGCTAATTGATTGGATTAGCAAAAACCAGAGAGCAAGATTAATCAAGCGAGGCTCAGGACTAAAAAAAGAAGTGATCTGAGAAAAATGCTTGATCAACAACTCATTTCAAATTTATTTGATGGGTTATGCAGCAACTACTTTCTTAACCTGCAATCCCTAACTAAATAATTTGCGCTGCTAAAAGTAAAGGCTGACCGCCGACCGATCGCTTAATTACTTAATGCTGCAAAATAGCTTGAATAAAAAATACTAATTTATTAGCTCAATGAATTGATGTAGCTAGACTCAAAGTAGCTTGGTTTAAATTAAATTTACAAATAAATCTACTAAGTTGACTAAATTAATCCCTAAGTTGTAACTGGTTGAAAGGCAACTAGTCACGATCGATTTAGATTAAATATTAGCTATCTATTTATGTTTATATAAAACTACAATTAAAATAATTGATTTGTTGTAATAAGACCTTTCCCTAACTATCTTACCAAGTAAATCTTTGCTGCGGATGTTAACTTTAGATGAAGCAAGACGAAGAAATATTACAAAAACTAATCACTGAATTGACAAATTCAGTTGAACTAGCCTCTGCTCAGAGATGGTTACGGCGATCGACTATTAACTAAACTATATTAATTTGGCAA
Proteins encoded in this window:
- a CDS encoding helix-turn-helix domain-containing protein — translated: MDTKAMRSPHEILSLVMQRHELTGTQMAHQSGLSEAQISNFKTGRKSLATESLIKLIMALPNDARVEFLEAAFDLPDLGYAYLKRPRPFTAFLLWWLNEFDVTLRDLQKKALIYTNFEIEQLDDLLHNRRDPTDTELLGFSIIMAQIDPDQEERYATEKLIAIRDCGEPYMWSALEAESSINTLGSKNGKRGKYP
- a CDS encoding AAA family ATPase, producing MFSRLELDNFGIFNQFVWENHTRINILIGKNDTGKSYLLKILYALAKSIEDHNKQAQPDSLQKDLRTLLADKLIWTFQPEKGLGQLVTKGQSRLNVEARICKENYHFSFGRDTNRQIKDISNFVLPSDNLGAIFIPPKEVLTAFEAIAAVREQLEIFGFDDTYYDLITALRLPTTQGRIQKDLKEVLDSLEQLFSGEIVREDKQFVLKRGREKFGMFQVAEGVKKIGVLTTLIRNRVLQKGTILFIDEPENNLHPEAIVTLCKMLFSLSKAGIQIYLATHSYFVIQQFELIARHHNEEIQICSLVKQDETENTITPEFQDLRQGIPDNPIIDVSIKLYEEDVRLELEV
- a CDS encoding sensor histidine kinase; protein product: MVGNPEPWYPSKQRRSMEQTDMLYRSLFYGSEHAIVVYARDTTVLAINPVAAKHLGRSIEECWGKTLQELEPSKYELTGQRLAQVIDTGETLQTEDWLELPSGNKCFASTLQVIRDFEPGKDAVQAIAVDITAQKQAAAANQENEFRSRYLYENTPVMMHSIDSAGRLVNVSNHWLAKLGYTRKEVIGRKSIEFLSPASRRYAEEIALPVFFQTGRVEDVPYQFVCKDGRLLDVLLSAIVEYDQNGNINHSLAVLNDVTEQKKAEADLRQAYAEVEAQVLQRTEQLSQANQLLHQEIKKHVVTETALRESEATKQIILDTIPDLLVRMDAAGNYLDMISGGDIPLIKPLEEMENVNIYDAIPHDLAEQRMHFTAIALATGEKQIYEYKIEVKGRVYYEEARIVVIGEDEVLVIIRNISDRKEVEAALHESRERYRLLSMLSPIGIWKADPQGRYLYVNERECQITGLSEAELIVEGWESALFSDDREQVLTKWSNFRAQAERNEAEEIDLECRLLHVDGTIAWVWTQIVVERDDHGEISGYIGAVIDISDRKAAEIALSDNSAFLQTIMDNLPVPLFVKDGRTENFGQFIFVNEIFEHLFGVSAADIIGKTDYDFFPQEQADFFRLKDLEAYETKGGVDIPEEPIDSITLGRRILRTLKVPLFDQAGNPKYLIGFAQDITDYKTNEAKMQANLLKEQELNQLKTEFVNITSHEFRNPLATISAACENLINYSHKLSEQSKRKRLSNIKQACQHMHNLLEEVLALAKLESGKFVYDPAFLDFGAFCLETINKFEVTSQQKSIDLDYQVIGDCSQLWLDRRLASLALHNLLSNAIKFSPAHSTVSMTIERHDQTVTVVVADQGIGIPAQDLDQLFNSFHRASNATQIEGTGLGLSIAKQVIELCGGTINVTSTIDQGSTFTIELPCMRSN
- a CDS encoding PFE-CTERM domain-containing protein, with translation MVLFLATASLCGAIGLPNPAAALTFSMMDNLEAPGGGFFGDPIGPGFTIERNQYESDTNVFFFLESVNQIFAVPIAVDADQPGVNYNSGNLSIGAIPAGIMIDSYYFSYDPETDGIGISRSTTASITFDKPIGGLIFQDTFLSASDTLDPSNLNFAQANVTYPPDGIVNPGINDMNIGVDGGSAGITWTGRTLNFDVSAGSNGVDNVRVLLVPFEFSPSMGLVALGLGAAGWYVAKKRVARLRKIS